Proteins from a genomic interval of Mycolicibacterium grossiae:
- a CDS encoding ImmA/IrrE family metallo-endopeptidase: MHQLTTHQSTPSVLASLRAVIPTHDQVTFAEALRVAELQANKLLERHRVTEAPVPRELITELPKLTIRYGARLVSGASYWDKHLQSWVIELSRADSWQRRRFTLAHEYKHIIDHGRQQWLYRGTRRTSAAVQAEHAADYFAGCLLVPRRLLKRAWGSGMQRTADLARHFQVSEQAIGVRLRQCGLVDEVARHATVGKVW; encoded by the coding sequence ATGCATCAACTCACCACTCATCAATCAACACCCAGCGTGCTCGCGAGTCTTCGCGCCGTCATCCCGACGCACGACCAAGTGACCTTCGCTGAAGCACTGCGCGTCGCCGAGCTGCAGGCGAACAAGCTACTTGAACGGCACCGCGTCACAGAAGCCCCGGTGCCGCGCGAACTCATCACCGAGCTGCCGAAGCTCACCATCCGCTACGGCGCGAGGCTCGTCTCCGGCGCAAGCTACTGGGACAAGCACTTACAGAGCTGGGTCATCGAGCTATCTCGCGCTGACTCATGGCAACGGCGCCGCTTCACGCTGGCGCATGAGTACAAGCACATCATCGATCACGGACGGCAGCAGTGGCTCTACCGCGGCACACGTCGAACGTCGGCCGCCGTGCAGGCCGAGCATGCCGCTGACTACTTCGCCGGTTGCCTCCTGGTGCCGCGTCGTCTTCTCAAGCGTGCGTGGGGCAGCGGCATGCAGCGGACCGCCGATCTCGCACGGCACTTCCAGGTAAGTGAACAAGCAATCGGCGTGCGGCTGCGCCAATGTGGATTGGTCGACGAGGTCGCGCGTCACGCGACTGTCGGAAAGGTGTGGTGA